The Diorhabda carinulata isolate Delta chromosome 4, icDioCari1.1, whole genome shotgun sequence genomic interval aatcagtagaaaattttatttataaacactgtAAAAAAGGACGTTGagtctttattaaaaaacttggcgaggaaaaacgttttttacGACTGCAATCCCACATACGTATTTTGGTCTGCTccaatttgtatttattcaatttttttttttcagcattCAGATTGTAGTTTACCCTCTCTCAATAGTCCAACCGACTCTCTTATAGATGACGAACACACTTCGTCTTTTATGAACCTCCAAATGGAGGAAGACGTTGAATTGCTCAAACCCCCCTACATATCGATGAACATAACTGACGATTTACCGTTGTTAGTTTCGAACGATTTAATGTGGAGTACGAGCGACAAAAAGATACACAACCACCATCACTCTGATAATAACAATTCGAGTTTGGCTCAATTGTTATCGAATTCGTTGAGCAAACACCAATTGACGCAAAAAGATCACGGTGGAGGGGGAATGATGTACAAGAATGATATCGATGATACGTACACTGTCAAATGTAAGTTGAGGAAGGGGtcgcatttttttttaataaaatatttggatactTTTCagatatcaattaattaatataaaatctaTTTGTTTTAGGTATTCGTAAATCGCCGTGGAACGATCAAAACTGCCTTTCGTCTAAATCAAaccttataaataataataataataataataataataataatacgaaTAAGACAGTTGACGATCAACGTACGCCGAGTACGAAACGTTCGAATTGTAGTGCAAGTTACGAGCAAGTTAGTAAAAAGACTCGAAGCGAACCTAAAGAAAAAATGTCATCTGAATTATTACAACAGTtaatttccaataataataatcatcatAATAGAGGCCGATCGAGGGATAAAAATACTTGgttattaaatagaaattctCAAAAGGCCGCGTGCATTTCGCAGCCGAGCGATAGcgttttaatgaatttattggTAAGCGGTTTCGATATTAGAGCCGGATATATTTGTCTGGCTCCGAACAAGTCGAAAAGATAAGAAAAAGAGTAAAGCCTTGATTGGGAAAATGTGCGCtgctaattaaaaaaaatagcgAAAAACGAAATATATGCCAAAATCTTCCCGATATCGAGGAGACCGAGACATAGGAGAGAGAGAGGGGGGAGGGGAGGGGTTAATTTTGCCTAAAATTTGTAAAAGTGTTTTATCGATGTCTTTTTACATTAATTAAACGTGATCGTTCCAAAATTAAGAAAgcagtaaataaaaaagagtgTACGCACGCATCTTGTGTCAattaagttttatataaaactatagtgattaataatttatatatatatatatatatatataaattgccATATGCCCGAcgaagttttcatttttttttaatttcgaatcTGTAAATACAATTGATCgttataaaattggaaaaagtaattttttgattCCCGCTTAAAATGTTTGTGGCTCACTCTACTATCAAAATTCCAGTTACGACAAGTaatcatattattaatttgaattatttatagaaacaacattctcaattattattttcccCCATTATTAATCCATAGAGTTTTggaccaaaaataaaaatgaattattaaatcGTTTGAAATGTCACACATACATATCTTCGGGGTCGATTCACATCTTTTTCTAGCCATTTAATATCGTGGtaatataatgattattatttttttgaataaaatgctTTGTCGTTGTTATCTAAAAGTCCTAATTAAATACGAGGATacctatttttttctttatcgattagacacattcaaataaataaaatagtattgAAAACGTTTTGCTCATAATCATATcaatgaaacaaataaacaataaccCTCATTTAGATTTCTATGCAACTCAATTAAATTATAGCCAAAAAATGCAATGTAGTAGTATATACactattttacaaaaattttaaagtgAAATGTCTTTTAAATGCGTATTTTCACATAAACTTGATCGAGTCTAATATGAATAATATGCCTTATTTATACATTGACTACTACTATTATTGGTTGTAATGAATTGTCCCaactattttatcattttaacaGATCATGATTTGTTCATCTCCATACGGTAGTAATTCCAAATCGAATTTACCATTTTTTAGTAGGTTTCCATTTGTCCGAAAAAATAAGTGTATCTTATTCTTCATCTTTCTTTCTCTTTTATCAATGTTTATATGGCTAATGTCATCAACAAGGTGTCGAGTTCAATAATCGAAGTAGTTCAAATTAATTCTCATCTtacaattgaataaattaaataaaaattaactctCGAAAAACTTCTAaatgttgaatatatatatatattctaaaaatagtgTTATTCTAAATAATGTCATTATTAAAATGCGTAACAAAGTTTATTGTGAATTGGATTCTAAATATCACTaggattattgaaattataattaatcgCGCTTCGTATAGTTTAGGTTCATCGATTAGTGGAGTATTTAGAGAGttttattttatggaaatatttcctaaaaaatttcgttttcggAATGTGTTGTTCATGTAATTGTTGAACAAACAACGTCCAAAATGTTTGTTTCTATTCATTCCacagataatattttgaatacaaatatCTTGGAGGAAATATTCCCAAAAGAATGTAATAACCCCGTAACTCCctaatctattaaaaaatttgaaaaaaaaaattatttattgatgaatAGAATCTGTTATGGTCGTCCAGGACTAGTTGGAGCAATAAATTCGATAGGGATGATCttttataaagattatttaaaatgtgtttatttatttttgaacatatgcgattgttaataaaaatttgaataaaattgttgttattaatccCATTATTTCTTTCACATTATCCCCTACGAATTAGTCCCAGAAGTATAAAATGGTGGAACATTAATCTAATAATCGGCAGAATGAAACTCGATATCAATTGAGAATTTTCCGATGCTATTTTGGAAATTGAGAGAAAAGATCATCTTGATGGAATATCGAATAAAGCAGAAACAGAAAGTTTTATCGTTACAAATTTTGCGAACAAACGATCGAGAAGAACATTGAGCAAAATCTCgaagttttcaaaaacattttccacTTTACATTTCACATCATATCTAGAAAACATGTTAGTTTTCATGGAATTGTTTTACTCATCATATTATATTGGAGTAGCTTTCAAATACACTTGTGtatactttcaaaattattcattatcaaaaaaaatccaattttttattatcctaTTTCAGCTATCTTATGTAAGAATGAGTCATAATAATTATATGGTTATTTCTGTTCGATAGAAAAAAGCGAGTAAATAGAGTTTAGAAATATTAGTGACTATTCTATTTTCACATATACaatgtgaaaaaagtattgttgccaaaaaaaaaatagaaatgacaATAATCTACGTAAaagatttatttaaacataAGCTTTGTTTTACTAGTTTATTAAGTTGATACAATTCtgtattaaaatatgaaatatatatctcaaaatatatagtatCATACATTTAAACTGAAATAGATCTATTTCGTTAGCATTACGTACATTCTACAACAATCAAGGCTTTTGCTAATAAATACCTATTTAGtttgatcaatttttcttatctaGTTGTATatcaagaatttttatattttcatatcaacGATATTAATtaaatcttttgtttttaggATGTTTCTTCTCCTACTACTAGTAGAAGTAATAGTACCACTACTGACCAACCGCTGATGTCCGATCTTGTTCCCGTATTAGACAACTTGAAGATGTTGGAAGATACAGAATCTGACAAGAGATCTCAGTTTATAAGAAATTGTCAAAGTCTTTTATATCCCGAAAATACGTCGTTCGCTTCGTTGATGGATCTAACCCAACACGATTTGGACGTTAACGCTCCCGTTAGTAACAATATGTTACAAGGAAAAGATTTATTATCGGCCTTAGATACAAACTTGGTCGCTATTTAGCCAGCaccatattttattatcaacaatCAATCATTATTGGACGATGTGTACACCTACTCATTTGGGGAATTTGGCAAAATAACAACAATCATACATCAATTGTAACAagatttttataacatttaaatgaatattttaattataaaaacttttatatttgtaGTTTTGGATATAGacatattattttacaaataaaaatctatatataaataatctagagtttaattaatttattgtttcgagaatttgaaaacaaattattagtattattattattggggGCAATTTTAATGAAAGCgtttaaaattatcttttttcaaaaatttcattttcaatcttAACTTCTGCCTCGAAGGAATCCCTTTTTCAACATTATGACGTAACCCAAatcgttttgaataattttctgtataaaatattttatacttgaAAGAAAAGCCGATCACCGACACAAATTTGTaccatgaaaaaatttaatttttcagagTATTACTTCAGACATATAATTATGTGAAAACCGGATTTGCAATATGAtgatacattttcaatatacaaGATGTCCccaaaaaaagagaaatatcattgaatttaatccataataaaaaaatcacttttcgcgttgtaattttttacttgaaagtgtttttttttttggaagaatGGGTATTAAATTGTTTGGAATACTGAATATACTCATTTTAAATGGTGGATTTATAatgaatatcaataaataactgAATCGAGAGTAACAAAATTAGCATTATCTTTTAGAATGTAAAATCTGTTTAAGAAAAGGGagaaaatatctttttgattttaaaatccAACTTCTATTTTTATATCACAAGTATTCGTgccgattttttaaaaaaaactgagtTTTATTTTTCCCTTTTGATTATAGCAAACTTTTTATTACTATGTTATATGAcaagttattttaatatatagggtgtataAAGTGAATCAGATGGGTGTGGcaataatagttttatatttctattttccgTAATggtacataatatatttttttctccaatcatcaaaaaatgttgacatttttgtagtattttcaggtgcaaaagccatcaattcccttactgtacaaaaatttgctcgttGCCTAGCAACACTTTTAATCGTAGGATTAAAAACCctacttttaatcctaggactAAAAGTAATTGCATTTGAGCtctataattgaaatttgaagaaaaaaacattgaatcttacaaacttagtaaaacaaactaattgggcaactatatattttcatcGTGTTAGGGATTCAGCAGGgtaaaaactactacaaaaattatatgattagttCATCTACTTGACAATTATTTACCAACAATACCAGGTATCCATGACTACCGACCTGctatcgctgttataattaataggtgttcaaatttattatcaaattattaacgatttttgaataaaactaactttattttaattttgacttggTTGGAGAAATAATAGTATATATCATACGGACTAAAAGTGCCTATTTTTACTCGCAATTTTGCATTCACTCGGCTGCGCTACGCTCCGCCTCGCAACTACAAATATTGCTCGTAAATATGCACatttaatccttataatataatatactattaatacaaaaagaGAAATGCAGAAATATCTCATATCGAATGATTGAATCATAATCATATCACTTTTTAAGTGCATTTTTGTCAATGTTGAAGAAATTActgccattttatttttatagttataaatttaattatatttttatcatttttacaaTTATAATTTACGTTTTCTAAAAGCGCtgttataaatatcaattatgaTATATGGATATTCCACacataattatatattgtttCGACTAATATTTGTgtaagtttatataaatataaaatgttttgtgTTATCAGTTACTTATAATTGGTATAATAAAACATTGGATTAACacaattatattgttttattcaacGAATAAAAAGTAGGTTTTGGTACGAGCATTATCATCCatcacaatataaaaataatttgaaatagttacaaaataataaagtaggtaaaacatgaaaaaaaaatgtgacattatttttatttaagaattattCGTATCGATATTTATCTTTATATCGTAGATTAGACATAAAGTACGAgttgtatattattatatacatgTAATAATTCGTAACACCAAGAAAATCAATAGGTGAATAAAAGTTCTATAGATCACTAGTAAagttctataataataaaattatatctatcTAGAGTACGAAAAAAGGCTCTCTACACGAAGTGTTCTAAAGTGTACTTGGCTGTCAACCTAGAAAAACGTGATATCAATGGACTAGGTGAAGATTAAAAAAGAAGACAAATGAAAGAAGGTTAGATGTAATATAAAGTgtcttttgaaagtttgtttattttgattatcTTCGAAACAGTGAATTTTCctaaagtttcgaataaaatgtCTCCCGAAACAAGTGGTAATAATCCGCCAAGTGTCGTAAGACGTaagaagaatattaaaaaaaaggttaaCCAAAATGGAGATGATTGTTTCGAACTCGATTCAACTACTACTCATTGTGACTATTTTCCAATACCTTCTTCCCACGCGTACTACTTGAATTTACCAAATCAAGTTCCGAGTTGTTCTTCAATGACAAACGGTCACAATAGACAACATTTGATGTCTTTATCGAATCATTCTTTAAATTGTGGCAGTTGTCTCTCCAATatgaatactttcaaaaatcatATACCCGACTTTTCCGAAGATATAGAATTTTCGAGCTTACCCGTTGTACATATGGGACCGGATGAAGCCGCGACAAAAAGACGTTTTTCAGATCCGGGTATACCAAACGACAGTGATTCGAGTGTAAATTCTGCAGATGATGGTATTCTACGTAAATTGAAATCTCAAATTAATTCTTTAAAAGAAAGTAATCATCGATTATCAAAGGAAATTATGGATTTGAAAATAGAAGTTAATATATTGAAGCAGCAAAGTAATTTTAAACACCATGATAGGGAATACGAACCAGGAATATTGGCAGATGTTATTAGAGAAGTTAGAGATGCTGCTAGAGTAAGAGAAGATGCGTTTTTAGCTAAAGTAAAACATCTATTAGAAGAACAACAGCAACGATTAGGTTTGGTAAgttgttattaaaaatgataatctCGTAAATGAATTATTCACATAATTAAGTATCATCCGAATTGATTTTTAGAACCATATGCATTATTTATctgataaacataaaaataacgaaaGGATTTCCAAACTAGAAgaacaattgaaattattaaccataaataataataggtaagtcattattttttgtatcaaaaatatcattttgaaagGATTAATTGTCTCATAATgattgtttaataattattaacaacATTGAAAAGATTTTATACTAATAAACTTTCATCactttggaaataattaaaataccaAGTACAGCTTAACATTATGATATTTGGAATGTTGGTACCATCCTGAATTGATAATCTAAGAGTTTGTCTTGTATGTTTAATATCttttgtcaaatttattattattatttgaattacgTTAATTCTCTTagcaagaatttttcaaataactgataataaaaattgatgcaaCTGAACATCTATCTAActtgattcaaaaattctttttcagGAAAGAAGACAAACCGTTAAATGGAAACGTTTCCAACACCGGGCAAGTGATGGAATTAGAAAGAGAAGCGATTGAATTGAGACGCGAACTCCAAGATACCAGAGCAAAGAAAGAAGCTTCAGAATATAAATTGATtcagtaaataattgattttataagAAAGGagaaattcttaatttttttatgtttgtagGTTAGAAAAAGAACTTTCGAACCTTATACGCAATGGCAATATGACTATTTCAGATGCATCGGATGATACCAAATCTGCGTCGATAGAAAGTCTCAGCAACAGTGTAATTACAAATGCCTCGTCAGTGTCGGTATCGCACGGTAATTCTAGAATTACACTTACAGGTCCTGTAACTgatttatagataataaaaaacgaTCTTTTTAATAACATTCCCACTCAAAGCTTTGTTTAATTATTAACAAACGAAATAAACATTcctaatattaattataagagatctatgaattttgaaattcattaaataCTCGGGATATCATCTTTTTTCTTAGCAGCTGagagttatttttttaatactatacTATTTTATGTAACCTctcattctatttttttgcaaaaattatattttgtttgaagTGTTTAATgtgaatatgttattttttcttaattatctatctaaataacatttatttgtgtGACCCCTTTAGAGTTTAAAATTTTGCttcattacattacattttcatatatttattattttgattcgaTCTGTCCATTTTTCCACTTTCTGTCCAGAATTGCTCAATagcattatatatttttttctacagatAAATACACATTTAAGTAATAACTTTATTTCAATTGAGTTTGAGCCCAaagttttggaatttttatacaCATCATTATGTGCcttcatataataatttcaggcctcttttgattgaaaattcgtttataaaaaagatgataatattgaatttaggacctattttcgattatattaaaatatagttttaaacgtcaatttttttacctttttcaaaaactaattttcaaacaaaagagacctaaaatcaaaaattttcaagaagtaaaaagttgaaaaaattgattatatatatacacacataaacaaaaatattatgtgAATAGTActgattttgtttaatattttatatattttttataaatcgtaTTACTGATTGTTCGATACCtttgtttattacaaaatatttttcaattcagaTACAGGGTcccaaaattatttaatgtaaCGTCATAGGAAAATTGAAGATTTTCTaatagaattttataaaatttaagttacaaatttaaatattattttgttcatttgGCAAGGGTATGGAacaacaaattttctatttatttcattccttaTATAATTATAGGGTTATAGGGTGTATTGTGACTAGTAtatcgaatttattttatatatttttatatgtttatttttactaaataaatactttataatGCAATACTACATAATATCTGTTTTAATTGTGGACCTAGTTCTTAGTTACTTTTTTCTTAGATGCATCTgcttaaaattgaatattccaactatttttttcctatttattttcgatagaaaaatattctagaaataTTAAACAGCAAgtgcaaattattgaaaaacataaCATTTAAACATTTACCCTATAGATACTCATTTACTGATTGGGcgccaatttttttattttccccATATTATATCTCGTTCAAGTCACATTAAATTTCCACGATAATATTCCTTAAGACATCGACAAAACTAacactataaataatttgtgtGTTGTGGCAAGTGTGAATTTTCACACAGCGTATCTACTTGCAAAAGTTTTTCGTAGGGATAAAAATCTTGTACCTCGATGATAGATATCAAAGGAAATATGTTTGGGTATCATCATTATCAACAAATAAGGGCCGTTCGTTGATAgacgaataaataaatatacgaTGTTTCCACGAAAATTGTTTTAGctttgatcaaaatttttggtCTCCAAATCGTTTATTAGCAGCAAATTTACTACTTGTTAGCACTtcgacgcgcgtttcgataactaattTTCAGTCTTCAGAGCCCCGTTTCTCTACGTTGTACCAAGACGATGGTACCTTTTTATTCGAATTTGAATCTATCATTTCCTCgtttgatattaattaatttacttaCCTATCTGGATAGTGCCGATAAAcgttttccaaatataaaaacttCGTCGCTCTTCGAATTGATACATAATATCAAACTTATTATAACTAGTTCTCTTCTCTTTTTATTTCACCCTATTCATTACGTTTAAGCCGACCCTCttttcaaattgaaacaaaacaaaagaggtaagtttttattgataacCCCGATACACGCGTTGGGACACGCGTCGGTGTGTTGGTTCAACTATCCACTTCCTGTATTTTTTATCGGAAGCGCCACCAAAAAGCCCGAGGCGTCAttaaatattcttcaaataatttatttaattgcgTTATTATTTTACCATTCAAGTTATGGGGTAGATACCTCTATTTACCAATACGAAATAGGGAAATTGGTTGAGGATCAATTTATATCTACATATATACgttataatatatgaaatagaaaataaaaagtttcattgATCAGGGTACCtatatgataataaattccCATTGCAGATGgaatttcttaattttgaaaaagatcaAAGCAAAATAGAAgaatatatgttgaaaaaaatcgcTTCTTTTATTGGTATTATAATAGTTACATCCCTGCATGCAACCCTTCCCAAATGGATTATTATATTGCGGTCATTGCGGCCTATTCCTAACATTAGACGGAATGTTGAGACGCTGTTTGTGGGTGTTGTTGCAATTTAGTTAATTAAATGGTGATTTTACTTCCGATTTTCTAATTTGTACAAGGGGTAATCTGACAGGATTATAAGTTTTTCTCATTATTAATTGCTTTTTATAAGCTCTCACCAAAGTTAAATAATGGTTTCTATAGTTTTAATGAGATgagcaaaattattttttttttcgtgtttataGTAAAAATTTAAGGGATCAATAATAAatgagttttatatttttattactctTCTGTCATAATGTTTTGGCAAACTCTCGATAACTTCAAACGAAATATACCGACTTTGTATATACTAAAATCAACAACCCACCCAGCGGGACATTGTTTTTAGTGGTTACTTAAGTACCCAGGTGAAATGAAATTGTCAAATATTGACACACCTCTGTCCATCTCTCCCTTCTATCAAGGTTGGACCACCCATAGCGATGAGGTGTTTAATGGATCTGTAAAACTTTAGTCACGAATTAAATATGCAAGGTTGCCGATCATtccgtttttattattttctgctcgagatgttaataaattatatttctttcgattttattttcaattgaaactgATGTTTTAGATTTAGAATACGGGATTagattaataaatatcaaaattaaggAGATcgaaaatagaaattataaataaaaattcatagaaaaaggTGACAAAAGTTGAAAACCAGTACGATGAAGATGAGAAGACATTAGTGAAGAGTGGTACTTTGGAGATTCACGATATCTAACAATCGATTTGGCAACACACATACCATTACGACCGTTTTTGTCTAGAGCCTCGTTTAAGGTGTTAACCAACATCCTTCTCTTTTTCTTCGTCATCGTTCTCATAATTTCCTATGTTGTTGCGGCAACGGAGAAAATTTTTACGTGCATTAACACGTTTACACTTTTATTGTGTTTGTCGCAAGACTTCTAATTCATTTATTGCCGGACTATATGCGATATACTTATATATCCTTTTAACGTTTACGTAAAATATTTAGGGTAAACCACCAATcgacaaatattattttgttaaaacttGAATGAATGAATGGTACGTCGTATTAAACGTAACCtgatgaaacaaaaaacgattcatCAATCGTCCTATTAAAAAGACTTTATCATCACACCACACCAATAATGATTGTTTTTGTACGCATATCTACTAGACGTAAATTTGATTGCATAATAAGCACctacacaataaaaatttcaagtacctttcaagtttttcaatacaatacaattttattaattgaatgtaGCGGAATGttaatcattaaaatttctattaagAGCTTGTCgaatataaattgtttcattttttatatgtataaaagtgtgCTCGTGAatgataaaattagaaaaaaataataaattcgttaaaaaattttcttgattattatcaatattgatcCTAGAAAATGGGCAAGCAAAAGTAGAGATGCGTTCGAagatgaaaatacaaaaaaacaattcgaaaaGTGTTTGTTATactatcgaaaataaaataattattacatctgaaatttaattaaatactaaataatttcaaagtttgaatGATTGATTCAGATTCAGTAAAGTAGAATactcaaaatacaaataaatagactttttaTATGATTTCGAGACTATATATAAAGTTCCAGTAATCGTTGAAGGATTTTACTTACAATCAAATGTCCAAAGTTTacaattgaattcaaataaatatttgtttgtcaATGTTCCTTTTCCAAACTCATTAAGACAGAACATGAAAAATAAGAGCAAATATTTAAAGTAGATATCGAGGAATGCTGCTCTCCActtatatatagatattttgattataaatctCTATTGTCTATAGACATTTCCGAGGATAGTTTACTTTCCTAAAATTTACTATATATAATGgatatttatcttaaaaatgtAAATCACAAAATAGTGTAAAGTTAAACCAAAGAAATGATCTAAGTGATAACCGTATCATCGAACAGTGTAATTCGTACCTTTTCtgatagataataataaatactcgTAGAAGTAAGATGAAtcatttatcgaaaatattctaaaattaggTTAATTCGAAcagtattatttcaaataatgattaattaGAGGAAAAGAAAGAATTGAAGTTATAAATATCGGACGTTCTCATTTATTAATCTGTCAAAATTGCAAACTGGCACAGGATTTTGGAAATAAACGTACAATAAGGACTTATTAGAATATTGCAAATGGTTAAGGAacattttgtatcaaaaataattattattttgctaGTATATGTTATctttgtatataaatatcaacaattcttcaaaattttttaaataaagagaGGACAAAcgaatgaaatatacaaaatttgaaacgatgtgattttatttttaaatgacgTCGaatctaattaataaaataacgtaatttgta includes:
- the LOC130892924 gene encoding uncharacterized protein LOC130892924, coding for MSPETSGNNPPSVVRRKKNIKKKVNQNGDDCFELDSTTTHCDYFPIPSSHAYYLNLPNQVPSCSSMTNGHNRQHLMSLSNHSLNCGSCLSNMNTFKNHIPDFSEDIEFSSLPVVHMGPDEAATKRRFSDPGIPNDSDSSVNSADDGILRKLKSQINSLKESNHRLSKEIMDLKIEVNILKQQSNFKHHDREYEPGILADVIREVRDAARVREDAFLAKVKHLLEEQQQRLGLNHMHYLSDKHKNNERISKLEEQLKLLTINNNRKEDKPLNGNVSNTGQVMELEREAIELRRELQDTRAKKEASEYKLIQLEKELSNLIRNGNMTISDASDDTKSASIESLSNSVITNASSVSVSHGNSRITLTGPVTDL